The DNA segment tgtcgtcaatagtctaaaagctcttggtaaaagattttttaaccttgaacttgtgaacaaaattttacgatctctttctaaaaattgggattctaaagtaatgatcattcaagaggctaaggatttaaacaactttcctctcgaagaacttattggttcattattgacatatgaaatgacttgcaatgcccaagaaaacttgagaataaccttccaaagaacaggaaggatttgacactttgaacaatagaataccacttgagtgatggctCAAGTGacagtgaacttgaactcctcactatgaaatttaaaaagttcatgaaacaaaaattaaagaaaaaaataaacttaaaaagaacgtaactacttattatgaatgcaagaagagggaagcactttgggatgaatcaagctcatccgatgaCAAGGAGTAAACCAATGAAGATAAAATGATAAACTTTGCCTTAATGGTTTTCGACGACGAAGTAACCAAAAtcctcttaatttatttcaaaattacatgatgcttttcataaattatttctaatttaatctaaaaaaattatatataattttttcttgaaaattgcatgttgaatgatgtaatgaaaatgttaaaaaattaggatcatgctagtaattttgaaaatgttaatgaTAATtgaatgttttatgaaaatataataaaatgttagatataaatctaatgcttgtacacctaataagaataatcatatgtatgtttttaagaagcaataatccgtattgcttttcgattttgattgaagatgccttatgttcaatgaaaccatgcttgatatttttataaaataatgcaatgatgatttgagatcatgcttaatgagtttgtctttcaaaattatacatggtgattcttgtgatttatgaattatcgattttttccgtaatgaaagttctttttcattttaaatgatgatgcatatttttgtttggcataaaaagacaaagacatgcttgtatgaaatcaaatcacttagattaaaataaaaagggtgaatgtatatttttcttgaaaatacttctaaagcttttcgatttttcaacaagtgattcttagtaaTGAATCTGtcttatgtaatctcttgaaaatgatcttcattttgacgatttgaatttaaatgagctttatcttgattttttttagatttataacttgagatctttctatgaattgagatttttttctccttgtttcttgtcatttactaaagagaagaattttctagatggatcatgatcttgatttctcgaattttagacttgatctttcattttttatgattgaaataatgattagaatattgatgtaattatgaatgatgatttggtattatgcaagcaatacttcaacttataataattatgcatgcaatgatgaagtattcatgatgaaaaattgttttaacattcatgacttgattttttatctttgttatttatctttgtcatgatttgaagattatagtaaagggaaatgaattacattattgtattgttattctcctctttttgataatgataaagagggagaaaaattgctagctcaagatgcaaaattttttccaactttcatgtgtggaaaacttactagtttgaacatcgtaaagaaaagcaaatatactaacttgcacatctagtaaaatttacaaacttacaagacttaaaatttgctagcttgcatattctaaaatgatgcattgctatcttgcattcttttctaaaatcttgttaaccttcatacttcaaagagaagtaacacttgtcaaattgctagcttctatattgtaaaataatataaaattttgttagcttgtgttttgcaaaggaagcaaaaaatcgtacttctcaaaagagaagaaaatgctattttgaatattaccgaagattgctagcttgcctatcttaagaagtaaaaatgcaaacttgcaaaatttataatcttgcacatcttcaaaattaatgatgatatggtgattatgcatgttgtaaggtgatgaacaaatttgctagttgtatgttataaaacttgcatgatgataaaacaggagattatgcaatgatttgaacttgtatgtctaaacacttaatagttgaacttctcatttctgttgatgacaaagggggagtatgatgttatgcataggtttatgataatatgttgcttggatttttgaaaccaagagttctatcaatatgacatattgatagggggagttaaggttaactccatcatcaattggttgtcatcatcaaaaagggggagattgttgaatctcagattttgatgatgaaaccaatcgatagtatttatgatttgatatgtgttttgagtgatgtaggatgcttagatcagggagagacaattaaagtaggaagaatcatattgggccggagaaaaacatattagaagattggacatcaagcctaaggatcggtcgacatatcgatagaaggcttcgggccatcagttcgggaatcgggccaagaagaatgaatattatgctaaggaaattggagttacaTAGGTtaactggttgattgggcaataggctgtaagagaggacgatgcaccgaagaatcggacgaaccgtcgatgaaccaatgacatgccaaacaacatttaattagcttagtaataattgtctagatcaaagtgggttttaactatacaagattaactataatagcaagacataaagaaaaaatgaagtcctggagtcaagaacgtgattttgttaggagttcgagagtttgcggaaagtccggacgttcatcggaagttctaccgaaattgaccgagaagtccaggaacttgctaaagaatctcatcggaactcaccaagaagatcattgtgaagtccaggagcttgctgggagtccgctggaacattgccgagagatcgtcggaagttcgccggaagctcgtcggaagaaacctggacttaccagacttatttagcttagtgtatgccttaaatttcatagttagcatataattaggattgtaattgggccaacccaattaagggccggttgggcccatgtatggactgtgttgggcccaataaaaggcccaaacaatgacccaataggtggcactatcgtggcacagtctctgaaactgtgttaggcagtggtaccactagtctgggtggtggtaccacccagtgtcagtgtcaagcggtggtaccacctagacatagtcttgtaggtgatggtactgctagactaggcaatggtaccacctagtgtcagtgctgcaagcggtggtaccgccaggacacgGGAAACTCGGGTTGAgacattttaggctccaagtttaaatccacttgaggcctataaatactcctctcatccctagttaacatacacaagcacagagagcttaaaagtgggaaaacgttgttgcaatcacttgagagatcccctcctctagtctaagtttagaattttatttaggaagagtgagtgcttgtaaaaggttgactcctaaacctgtgaaaaagacaagagggttgtaaaaaggtagttgatctttgcacattaaaaaaatatcattagtggataccgatggcctcgacggaaggggaatcgacggagtggatgtaaatCACGATGACCGAATCAGTATAAAattgtttgcatttctattcttgctattttttCTTACTACAAACTGTTTTAATTGCTTTACTTCCACCGCACTTACGAAAACAATTTCAAAATTAACATCTCTCTGAAATGGTTTCCGTCAAAATCGATTTTAGttatatgaagaaattttcaaaccgacgtaattttttcgctacactaattcaccccccccccccctcttagtgctgacttgttcctaatagaatgaatctaggtatccatcctataacaacttttgaatcattctctcatggatatgacctagcctataatgctaaAAGTATGTattattcacctcatcttgtttcctcttagactcacattcatgatatgttgagtagtatctagcataaaaaaaatattatgcaatGTCCCTATagtgatgattttatcatctaataatattaaacaatcattgttctcaaaacctaatttataatcattaacaatcaaatatgaaatgaaaataatatttttgataatagaaggaacaaaatagcattcaTCGAATGTAATAATAGCTCTATCAGGCAGATGTAAAATGACCTTATTGACAGCAATAGCAGCAACTcttgctctattgcccatcttgaggttcatcttgcctcttgccaatctcctaggtcctgccataacctgcaacaaattgcatatgtgtgataagcactactagtacCCAATACCCATATGCTATCTTAAGattatgacaaatggagactgatcatcaatgtacttgaagcttctccaaacttctatttcacacTCTCTACAATGTactttttgctagtcataggtgcccagcaagccaatcacgtgagtgatggcacgtgtgacttgatacagaatttttttgcttattatattttggcgtatatcactttataactattgcataaatgcatacatatattgtgatgtccttggatctgtgcaatgggaatcagatcgtgatgagatcacgataatgagatcgattcacctttaaacacatatcctaaataatcccggtcataggttacttgagagggacatcgtgataaccggacagactggtgtgttgtatacccgtccatatgatggatgcagctggtctcatagctgctcgtgtagggacactagggatacagtacaggtgctcattggagaatgagttcactgattgatccgcttacggaatgctggatggttgataatgccttattgtcagacaacgattccgtagtcctagtggtatatctggtccttagacttgagacaccaaggatgtcctgtatgagtgctctactctttgataccagacttataggtttggctgtctcagatctagtacaactggtcattgggagtggtagtcaaccttacgagggctattgagtgtcgatagaggatcatccactctcggcgtcatgagaggaatatcccatgtgttcttactcagacaaatctctggccagggtcattcgggttgagagagaaagagttctccgagagaatccgattagagcgagactcgagtagaaaccgtatgggtctgacaacaccatgctcgatatacggtctctgggatattagatggatgagggactataggtacacggtaactgaggacagacaggtccaatggattggattcccctgtatcgtttggggactacggcgtagtggcctagtacgtctgtagtcgatgagtcgagtgaattattacaaagataataattcactgagttagaaggagttctgacaggtatgactcacagccagctcgatattgggcctagagggtcacacacatatggtaggcattgcgatgagtagaggttcggatatgaaatatccgacggagcccttgtcttattggatgcagatccaatacccactaggggaggacccattagggtttgacaggggacctctataaataggagggattcagagcctcataggctaaagcttttgcttgcctttcctattctcctctccctctccacctcagagcaggcctggagttttgaggagcgtcgtcgcaaccctgctgtgtggatcaccgctagagaggaggatgcttgacctccttcaccctctcctaaggatctgcaaggaaacagggatatacgatctccctaggtaacacaatctactctatatgcagttttaagtttcgcggattttgcgcaccaatcttcgcacgacgacgaacatctttttgggaatcggggattttgttttcttgttcttccgctgcgcatgtgatgtcgcccccaagatttcctaacactttttatagttcctcttccactactcatctttgctatagtggaagCATTAGTCTTTATTCTTTACTGGgtcttttttagcaacctttaTTTTACAggatctacccttgcccttgcccttcttaagggacttttctacttttcttttctttctagtctcactagcatAAAgaaatggcttctctttcttgatggtgctctctgTCTCCCTTAATATATTGAGGAGTAAGTCcagactaattcaacccccccctcttagtgctgagcaGGAAGATCGAGactttattgggagttcgagagttcgtcaaaagtctgGACATTCGCCGGAAGTTCTGTCgggattaaccgagaagtccaagagctttccaaagaagctcgttggaaatcgctaagaagatcatcatgaagttcaggagcttgttggaagtccgccagaacattaccgagagatcgtcggaagttcgtcgaaagattgccggaagaacaattgacgtactggaacaagaatactttgttaaatgtcttaattattgtagttagaccttaagttgagttgagATTGGGAGCTAactccactaactcagttaggggccaattgggcccttaatagggttgaattgagcaggattgaatagctcattcagcacctgaaatcacggccggcggtggcatcgcttggtgaCACATActtccaggtggtctgggcgatggtactactgacagttaatgttgtcaagtagtggtaccacccctatcaggtaatggtactaccagagctcggtctccgagctctgtcaggcggtggtaccgcctagtgtcagactgtagGTGATAGTGCCACCCAGtaatagcggtggtatcgccaataccccgaaatccgaggatgtgacattttttactctaattttgaagccattggggcctataaatacccaaccattttctgcatgaaaggaaacGAAAGTGTaggcataatcttgaatctttgaagtgttaaagtgttgtaaaagtgctagagtcctcttcctctctttctaagtgttgagatcattaagagaggtgtgaaacttgtaagggttatctcctaaacccgtgaaaaggagaaagcgatgtaaataggtggttggtcttcgcctattgaaggaagatcattagtggaagctagtgacctcgacggaggaggaatcagaagtagatgtaggtcacaataaccgaaccactctaaattctgatttgcttttctatttgtgcaacttacattattgtaaacttccttaaccttctctttgtactcttatgaaagctttcaagttcaatttctttccgaaacggattgaatcaaaatgtatatttttcggaatcaaaatgaatattcaccccccacccagtgccgctcttgattctaacacatCATATGTACCATGTGCACATGGTCGAAGTTTTCGAGCTACTAATATTAGTGCATATGCCAACTTCTTAATGTTAGGACACCATAGCTTGACCTCACTTAGTCTATAGCTGACGTAATAGATTAACTTTTGAATATATTCTACTTCTCAAATTAAGACTGACTAACCAATCATAGACAAGGTTGCATccaaataaagaaaaattttatttgatagaTTAGGAGAGGTGAGTGATGGTGGATCAAACAAGTAGTTTTTCATATTATTTGGAGACATATGATATTCCTCGATCCATTTGTGCAATCTCAATTGGAAAATGAGAGCATGGCATAGAGGCTCATTGTGTCTAAAACAATGCCACATGCTTTATAGAATTGGTGTTGTCATGAATGTCTCTAGGTTCACTAGGTGGAACTCTTGGGTTTAActctttttggatttttttagATGAAAAGGGATTGGTCATGTGAGTTGATTCCATCACCCTTGTTACTGAGCTAAGATTTCCAAAATATGCCCTCTAGTTACTAATCCATCTCTTAGGGTTGGAGGCACAAAACAGGGTTCAATTCATTCATTAATTATTGATGTGAGAAGATATTTGCCCCATAACTAGTCGAAACCTCTTTTAGtggtaaaatattatttataaagtagTTGTTTAGTGAGATAAAGATGACTGATACTAGTTCGAGCTTGAAGTGGAAATAGGTCAACCAAATTTGATGTGTCAAGATGTCAAGTTAGAGCCAAATTATCTAGAGGGTTTTTGAGGTGTTAAGGTGACACTCTCGATCTATCAAGTTTCTCGAGCTCCCTAGGTGCCTATAATAGAAGAATGATGATAAAGACGACTCGTACTAGTTTGAGCTTGAAGTGGAAGTAGGCCAATCAAATTTGATGTGCCAAGATGTCAAGTTGGAGCTAAATTATCAAGGGGGTTATTGAGGTGTTAAGGTGATACTCTTGATCTATCAAGTTTCTCGAGCTCCCTAGGTGCCTATAATAAAAGAATAATGATAAAAATGAATCATACTAGTTCGAGCTTGAAGTGGTAGTAGATCAACCAAATCTAATGTGCTAAGATGTCAAGTTGGAGCTAAATTATCGAGAGGGTTATTGAGGTGTTAAAGTAACACTCTCCATCTATCAAGTTTCTCGAGGTCGCTAGGTGtgtataatagaaaaataatgtcaGATTTTTCGACTTGGTCAATGTTAGAGTTTTAAGTTGAAGTGACCAAAGAGTCTAGAAAAATAGGAAAGAGAAAAATATACTATTTATAGCTAAGGCTTCTTGTAGTTACAGAAATATTGTTTGAatcaaagataattcatgaaatatttttttatttagatgGATGTTGACATGACAGATTTGAAGTAGCaaattttgttattttttgtcACATAGGAGTCCACGTGTCAATCGTAAAAGGATGATCTATAATATTACTATCGacataataaattataaaagGATGATTTTATCCTTGATAATGAGAAGGTTTGGGATATATGTAGAGAATAATATAGTTTTGATGTCAGTGTCATTAGAAAATAATCAGCCCTTTAGTTCCAATAGTTTTGACTAGagaattgaaatatttttgcaTAAAATTGACTATAAATAATATGCattcctgagagagagagagagagagagagagagagagagagagagatatgttgGGTGTcctgaaagaaaacaaaaaaacctACTACTGCTTAGAAAAGTAAAATAAAGATTGCAAAATTGGAAAGGATAACATtcgtataatttaaatttaacggACGCACAAATCCAGAAAAGAAGAGACTTTTATCTTAAATAGATAACTTTGCAGAGAAGAGACTTTTATCTtaaatagaaaaagaagaagcaCAATAACCATCAAATTTGTCGCTTCCGTGgcttccctttcttttctctcaCCGTTCTTCCTCTAAACAAGACCATGCAACTTCCCAAGGTAATCAATCCCCTTCACATAAAAATTCACCTCCTttccaaaatttaaaattattttaaatcaaaattttacttTATTTAATCTAATTCATTTCTTATTTTTGTGATTTAAATTAAGGAAATGGTTGATTCTATGACTCTACTTCCATTTTCGGGATGAATGGTTTAAGAaagatttttaattattttattaaataatataaaaatattttttttatttattatctttaGAGAGAGAgccttccctctcctatttaaagATACCAACTCTCTTATGTTCCTCATCGATTGTGTGGTAGTGGAAGGGAACGAAGAAAGGATCGTCTCATTGAGGAGAGGTACGTCTTCTGGCTTtctttcatttgattttttttattttttaaaatttagatgcATGGATTTTATTATCTTCTTTGTTTGTTTAAGTATTGAaccatgattaataaataatcaatatttatataattttgttaTCCATGTTTATTTAAGTTGATTTAATTAATTTGGCATGTTGATTATTATTATAAGTAATAAAGTCCATCACCTTgtaatttctttttttaaaaaaaatattacattaaaTGACATACATGGACTGGAACATAAGACCTATTCAATTCACTTGCAAGATAATGCACTAATCAATTGAATGTTTCGACAATGCTCATGCAATAATTTTAATCAAGCTATCTTTAAGTTGAATTAATAATTTTGTAGCATCTTGAATactaaatatttgatattttgatgTTGATTAAAGAATATTATATGTTCATTAAATTTATTTACTTATTGTTGTTGACTCCATCATAATTTcatgttatattaaattatgctaagaaaaatgattaaaattgaatCAATGGGAATTGATCGAATTGGTGTCTAACTTAAGTTAGGTCACTGGCGAGACCTAGTCTGACCTAGTTTGATCGGTGCTTCTGCCCAGACCGAGTAGTAGTATACGTCGGATCTTAAATTCTCGCTTCGATGACCCAAGAATTCAATTCTAGCCTTAGACTCAACATAATAATGTGACCTGTCTCAATCGACTTTGTTTCCTGTAACCTCTATCGGGAGGAATGTGCGAGATAGAGAGTACCGCATGGGGTATTGATGGATATGTAATCACTTGGTTTCGGGTTGTGAGGCACTCTTATTAGGTTTTGTCCTTTGTCCCAGAAATCTATGACACATGTATTCCTCTTGGACCAGAGATGTCACCGTTCTTCGTGGGTATTGTACAAGAAATATAGCTTAATTTGTCCATTGAATTCCTTCTGAATTGAGATGATCCCAAAATAATAGTTACATGACTTGGTTCTTCCTCTTTATTCTAATGCCTActactactgcatgtctttcttgtgATCGTTCAGACTCAGGTACAGCAAGGCAGTCGTGAGTGATGGTCGAACCTCGGGTTGCTAGATATTGGTGCCACATGTGCTCGAGAACGGTGAATCCGATCATGGAAGAGGAAATCAAATGCGCAATATGTGATGGTGGGTTTGTGGAAGAGATGAGTGGGGAAGGAGTAGACACAGCCACAGACCCAGAATCCAATACGTACCTCTCTCTTTGGGCTTCATTTTTTACTGAAATGCTCGACAGCGAcgatgacgaagaagaagaaggcgtcaTGCTCGGGAGGCGGCGGAGGATATCAGCCATCAGTAGGTTGCTCGAGGACGTCCTAGATGATGCTGAGAACGAGCGGGAGCCCATCATTTTCATCGACAATGCCATACTTGTTCTGGGATCTCCGGATACTAACCAGTCACAAGGACAAAGCTCAGTTGATGGCGGGACCGGCGTTCCCTTGCGGGACTTTCTAGGACTTGCCCTGGATCTTGCGTTGCAGCGTCTGGAAGAGACCGATCCAAATCGTCATGGAACTCCGCCAGCACAGAAAGCAGCAGTGGAGGCGATGCCCACGGTGAAGATCGAGGAGAGTTTGAGTTGTTTGGTCTGCCTGGAAGACTTGGAGATCAGCGCAGAGGCCCGGGAGATGCCCTGCAAGCATAAATTCCACGCCGGGTGCATACTCCCATGGCTCAAGCTCCATAGTTCGTGCCCGATCTGCAGGTTTCAGATGCCTACAGAGGAATCAACGAGCTCGAGTGCAGGCGGCAATGGCGACGGGGTGGGGGTTCATGATGGGAGTGGCAATGACAGTGGTGGAGGTGACGAGAGAGGATCCCGGTTACCTGCCACTGGGCCTTTCAGTGTATTGTTGTCTTTACTGCGGTCTCACCGCAGTGGAGACTCTTCTTCGTCACAGCCATCATCCTCTTCCACCGGAAGTAACTCTTAGCGCCATGCAAACTGCAAGTGTTTGATTTAGTACTTTCCTACTGAAAAAGTATATGCAAGTGTTGTAAATTATATGCAAGAATGACTTCTTTCCTTTCTGCTTTGGATTTATCAAGTCTTTGCTCCTTGTAAAGAATATATAACTGCACAATATTATGTTCACCATTGAAACATTTCAACCTTTAGATCTCATATTTTATTggaaatttatgatatatatttaCCTTCAATCTCATGCCCACTGCTTGAGTTGAACTGTTTCACCCAAATGCTTTTAACTCTGATAAAACCATACAAGGCAATGAAGCATTTTTATTACAAAATATTAAATATGTTGAGGTTTGTaagtatttttagatttttagaGTTAGTATCGATGAGGAATCTTAGTACAAAGATGACTCCTTATGAAGGATAGAAAcatgaaaattatgatttgattattttataaatatcctATGTATCTTTGGGTTTTGATAGAAAGCAAGATGTGAGAAAATATTTCAAGTGCTTCTAAGAAATTCTTTAGAATTGCATGAGAAGATATAAAAATGGATTTATACTTAAGTTGAGGTTAACTCAACAATGCAATTAGTCTTAAATGatgaataatttatttattttctatgaGTGTTGAACCACATAAATCTCACATCATCTTTTCAATAAGTTCTTTGTTTGTTAATATTTGAGATTTCTGTTTTTATTTATAAATCTTCTTTCCTTCTAACAAAGTGGTATCAAAACTCAAAAGATCTAGTGATCAAATATTTAACAAAGATAAGTGACAAAGATTGCAGTAAAGTATATTATCTATATGTGAGAcatagagtgaaaaaaaaaaactcatcaaaTGAGATATTGATAAGTATTTTTGGATTTCTGAAACTAGTATTCTTTGAGGACAGGAAATCATAGTATGAAAAGAACTAGGAAAGAGCCACTGGAAATAAGGATTTAGTTATTCTTATAAGTACATTATGTATTTTTAGCTCTTAGGGGAGGAGTAAGATTTGAGAAAATAATTTAAGTATTCATGATTTCTTTATCGTGGATCTAAAGAGGATGAGAGAAAAGATTAATAAattttttcatgaattatgtgaGAAGGTATATaagaggatttatgtttaa comes from the Musa acuminata AAA Group cultivar baxijiao chromosome BXJ1-10, Cavendish_Baxijiao_AAA, whole genome shotgun sequence genome and includes:
- the LOC104000062 gene encoding E3 ubiquitin-protein ligase SIRP1-like, with protein sequence MEEEIKCAICDGGFVEEMSGEGVDTATDPESNTYLSLWASFFTEMLDSDDDEEEEGVMLGRRRRISAISRLLEDVLDDAENEREPIIFIDNAILVLGSPDTNQSQGQSSVDGGTGVPLRDFLGLALDLALQRLEETDPNRHGTPPAQKAAVEAMPTVKIEESLSCLVCLEDLEISAEAREMPCKHKFHAGCILPWLKLHSSCPICRFQMPTEESTSSSAGGNGDGVGVHDGSGNDSGGGDERGSRLPATGPFSVLLSLLRSHRSGDSSSSQPSSSSTGSNS